One window from the genome of Diospyros lotus cultivar Yz01 chromosome 11, ASM1463336v1, whole genome shotgun sequence encodes:
- the LOC127813616 gene encoding expansin-like B1, with the protein MGFAAKSYCSLLCMLVLLITISYSRGSYVSSRATYYGSPDNLGTPTGACGYGEFGRRVNGANVAGVSMLYMNGSGCGACYQVRCKIPKLCSDDGVKVVVTDYEEGDMTDFILSTRAYARLAVPNAASKMFHFGVVDIEYQRISCRYPGYNLKVKVHEYSKFPGYLAVVVLYQAGVYDIIAVEVWQEDDLKWKCMRRAFGTVWDLPSPPSGPLTFRAQVSDSGSTKWVQMTDVIPSEWKAGVVYDTPIQLS; encoded by the exons ATGGGTTTTGCAGCTAAGAGCTATTGCTCACTTCTTTGCATGTTGGTTCTTTTGATTACAATCAGTTATTCTCGGGGTAGCTACGTGTCTTCTAGAGCAACCTATTACGGCAGTCCTGATAACTTAGGAACTCCAA CTGGAGCTTGCGGGTATGGTGAATTTGGACGAAGAGTCAATGGTGCCAACGTGGCAGGAGTTTCCATGCTGTACATGAATGGATCTGGTTGTGGTGCATGCTATCAG GTTAGATGCAAGATACCTAAACTTTGTAGTGATGATGGAGTGAAGGTAGTGGTCACAGATTATGAAGAAGGAGATATGACAGACTTCATCCTCAGCACTCGTGCCTATGCAAGATTGGCTGTTCCAAACGCAGCCTCAAAGATGTTTCATTTTGGCGTAGTTGACATTGAATACCAAAGAATTTCCTGCCGGTACCCAGGTTACAACCTCAAGGTCAAGGTTCACGAGTATAGCAAGTTTCCGGGGTACCTAGCAGTGGTTGTATTGTACCAAGCTGGCGTATATGATATCATTGCTGTGGAAGTGTGGCAG GAAGATGACCTCAAATGGAAGTGCATGAGGAGGGCCTTTGGTACAGTATGGGACCTACCCAGCCCACCATCTGGTCCACTTACATTTAGGGCCCAAGTGAGTGACAGCGGAAGTACAAAATGGGTGCAAATGACAGATGTCATTCCCAGTGAATGGAAGGCTGGGGTTGTGTATGACACACCCATTCAGCTGTCTTAA